DNA from Arthrobacter sp. PvP023:
CGGCGCCCGGCTCCACGAGCCACTTCACGACGGTTCCGGCCATGTCAGCGCGCAGCTCGCCGGGGTCGGCGGCGAAACCGGCGGCAGCACCGCCGTCGGACGTTCCCTCCAGCGAGACGCCGGCGGGGAGGGCTCCGCCCGAGCGTGCCCAGCCGTCCAGCAGGTCAGCGGGCAGCCCGACTGCCAGGCGGCGGCCGTCCAGTTCGACGGTGATGGTGCGGCGTTCGCCGTCGGGGGCGGTTGTGCTGTAGCCCGGATCGGCCGGGATGCGGTCCGCGAAGTCCGTTTCAATCCAGCGGGTGTGGATGCCCAGCCCGGTCTCAGAGGTGAAATCCGGCGATTCGAGCACGGCGCGGTGGAACGGCAGCACCGTGGCCACGCCGGTGATCTCGATTTCGGCGAGCGCGCGGCGCGCCCGGCGTAGGGCCTGCTGCCGGTCCGCTCCCGTGACGATCAGCTTGGCAAGGAGCGAGTCGAACTGCGGTGCGACGAAGGACCCGGAGCGGACACCGGTGTCCAGGCGGATGCCCGGGCCGGTGGGGGCGTGGAACTCGGCGATGGTTCCGGGCGAGGGCAGGAAGCCGCGCCCCACGTCCTCGGCGTTGAGTCGGAACTCGAAGGAGTGGCCGCGGGGCTCAGGGTCCGCGGTGATGCGCAGGGCTTCGCCGTCAGCGATCCGGAACTGCTCCTGGACCAGGTCGATCCCCGTGGTTTCCTCGGTGATGGGGTGCTCCACCTGAAGCCGCGTATTCACTTCCAGGAACGCGACAGTTCCATCCGCGGCAACAAGGAACTCCACGGTGCCGGCGCCGGAGTAGCCGGCTTCCCGGCAGACCGCCTTCGCGGCGCTGTAAATCTGCCGCCGCTGATCGTCGCTGAGGAACGGTGCGGGTGCTTCCTCCACGAGCTTCTGGTGCCGGCGCTGCAGGGAGCAGTCGCGGGTCCCGACGACGACGACGTTGCCGTGGGTATCGGCAAGGACCTGCGCTTCGACGTGCCGCGGACGGTCCAGGTAGCGTTCCACGAAGCATTCGCCGCGGCCGAAGGCTGCCACGGCTTCGCGTACTGCGGAGTCGAAGGATTCCTCGATCTCGTCCATGTTCCGGACCACCTTGAGCCCGCGGCCGCCGCCGCCGAAGGCCGCCTTGATGGCGATAGGCAGGCCGTGCTGCTCGGCGAAGGCGCGGGCTTCCGCAGCCGAATCCACGGGACCGTCGCTTCCGGCCACGAGGGGGGCGCCGGCGCGGACAGCGATTTCGCGGGCGGTGATCTTGTTGCCCAGCTGCCGGATGGCTTCCGGCGCGGGCCCGATCCAGGCCAGCCCGGCGTCCAGCACTGCCTGCGCGAAATCGGCGTTCTCGGACAGGAAGCCATAGCCGGGATGGACGGCGTCAGCACCTGACCTGGCAGCCACCCCAAGCAGCTTGGGGATGTTCAGGTAGGTATCCGCCGGGGAGTTACCGTCAAGGCTGAAGGCCTCGCTGGCAGCGCCTACGTGCATGGCATCGGCGTCGATATCCGCGTACACGGCGACGGATTCCAGCTGTGCATCGTCGCAGGCTCGGGCAATCCGGACGGCGATCTCACCACGGTTGGCAATCAGGACCTTGCGCATCAAGTTACTCACTTTTCTTGGGAAGTCTGTTCGGGGGACGTCTGTACAGAGGCAGCCTGCTCCGGGGCGGCCGGTGCGGAGGAAGCCTGTTCGGGAACAACGCGGAAGCGGATGCTGCCGCCGATCGGCACCTGGGCGGCAAGGTCCAGTTGGTGGTCCACCACCACGCCGATCACCGGGTAGCCGCCCGTGATCGGGTGGTCTGCCAGGAAGAGCACGGGAAGGCCCTCGGGCGGGAGCTGGATGGCCCCGGCCACGGTGCCTTCGCTGGGCAGTTCGCCTTGCCGGCTGCGTTGCAGCGGGGTGCCGTCCAGCCTCATGCCCACCCGGTTGGACTGCGGCTTCACCACCCAGTCCTGCCCGCACAGGGAGTCGATGGCGGCCTGGTCGAACCAGTCGGCCCGCGGTCCCAGCACGATGTCCAGGACGGTGACGCCGTCCCCGGGGAAGTCCGGCTGGAGTTCGGGGCTGCCCACGACGCCGGATTCGGTGACGTCGCCGGATGCCAGCAGCTGGCCCGCGGCGAGCGGAGCAGGCCCGATGCCGGACATCGTGTCGGTGGAACGGCTGCCCAGCACCGGCGCGGTGTCCACCCCGCCGCGGACGGCCAGGTAGCTGCGGAAACCGGACTCCGGTGCACCGAGGGTAAGGATTTCGCCGTCGAGCAGGGCAAACGGGGTGGCCATGGGGACGATGCGCTGCCGGGCAGGCTTGCCGGCGTCGTAACCCTCGCCGGATTCAGCGTCCGGTTCAGCGTCCGGCGGCGAATCAATGGTCAGTGCCGACGGCGCCCCGGCGACGGCCAGGACCTGGTCCCCGACGGCCTGGACCCGTAGACCGCCGGCCACGCTTTCGATGGCTGCGGCGGACGAACCGTTGCCCACCAGCCGGTTGGCCCGGCGTAGCGAAGCACGGTCCAGCGCGCCGGCGGCAGAGACGCCCAGGGCGGAGTGGCCGTGCCGGCCAAGATCCTGGATGAGGCTTTGCAGCCCGGGTGAAACGACCCGCAGCCCGGAACGTGTTTCCTGGCCCGGCAGCTCCTCCGGCGTTCCTGCGGCCGGTGCGGCTTCGGACGCTGCGGGCTCCGGTGCCATGGTCACAACTTCGCGGACGGCGCGGAACTGGACCCGGTGCCCCGGGCTGGCCAGGGCCGGTTCGGCCCGGTCGAGGTCCCACATGCGGGCGCCGGTGCGGCCGATCAGCTGCCAGCCACCCGGGGACCTGCGCGGATACACCGCCGAATAGTTGCCTGCCAGGGCCACGGATCCGGCGGGCACGGCAGTGCGCGGTGAGCTCCGGCGCGGCACTTCGAGGGTCTGGTTCTCCCCCACCATGTAGCCGAAACCGGGTGCGAACCCGGCGAAAGCCACCGTCCAGACCTGGCCGGTGTGGGCTTTGATGACGCCTTCCGCCCCCAGGCCGGTGAGCCGTCCCACTTCGGCGAGGTCCTCGCCGTCGTACACGGTGTCGATGAACACCAGGCCGCCGTCCTGTTTGGCCCGGGCGGTGAGGTCCAGCTCCAGCAGGAGCGCGCCCATGCGGCGGGCAGCCGCCGGCGAGTCCGCGCGGACCATGACGGTCTGCGCTGCCGCCAGCACGTCCACCTGGCCCGGCAGCGGCGATTCCAGGAGCAGGGTCTGGAGGGCGAGGACCTCCTGCGTTCCGGGGAGCTCCGCGAGCACCGCACGCGTGCCGACGGGCCGGACCGAGAGGACCTTGTGGACGGTCAGGGTTTCCATAGCTGCTGCTTTCATCGTTGCCGGGGGCGTGAACGGGATTTCGTGCCGGTCAGGTTTCCCGCACCGGCTAGGCGTGGGAGTCCGCCAGGAGGCGCTCTTCTTCAGCGGTCTGCGGGTTCCGGCCGAGGGCCAGGCCCACCACGGTAACTGCTGCTGCCACCAGGAGATAGGCCGCAATCAGGAACCAGTCTCCGGAGACTGCGTAGAGGGCGGTGAAGATCAAGGGTGCCACGGCTCCGCCGATAACGCCGGCCAGGGTATAGGCCAGCGAGCTGCCGGCGTAGCGCAGGCGGGCCGGGAACTGCTCGGTGATGTAGGCGGCCTGCGGGCCGTACATAAAGGCGTGGAACGCCAGTCCGATCACCACGCCGATGATGAGCATCAGCACGGACTTGCCCTCGATCATGAGGAAGAACAGCGGGATGTAGAGGGCGGTGCCCACCGCGGCGATGCCGTAGACGAGGCGGCGGTTGAAGCGGTCCGTAAGGGCACCGGCCAGCGGGATCAGGAACAGCTGGAACGCCGAGCCGATCAGGATGGCGGTGAGGACGTTGCCGGTGGTCAGGCCGAGTTCCTTCGTGGCATAGACGGCCACGAACACGGTGAACAGGGCGTAGAGGACGTCCGGGCAGACCCGGGACAGGGCGGCGGCAATAAGCGCGCGGGGTTCCCTGGTGAACACCTCGGTGATGGGGGCCTTGGGCTGTTCGCCGTGGGCCGCGATGGCCTTGAAGACAGGGGTTTCCTCGAGCTTGAGGCGGATGATCAGGCCGAAGACCACCAGCAGGGCGGAGGCGAGGAAGGCTACGCGCCAGCCCCAGGAGAGGAAGGCTTCCGTGCTAAGCGTGGCTGCGAGCACGGCCAGGACGCCATTGGCCATCAGGTTGCCGGCGGGTGGGCCGATCTGGGCCGCGGAGGACCAGAAGCCGCGCTTGTTCGCATCACCGAATTCGCTGGAGAGCAGGACGGCACCGCCCCATTCGCCGCCGACGCCGATGCCCTGGGCCAGGCGCAGGAGCACCAGGATGGTGGGGGCTGCCACGCCGATCACGGAGTAGTCGGGGAGCAGGCCGATGAGGACAGTGGCGACGCCGATCAGCATCAGGGTGACCACGAGGATGTGCTTGCGGCCGATTTTGTCACCCAGGCGGCCGAAGATGACCCCGCCGATGGGCCGCGCCAGGTAGCCCACGGCGAAAGCCGAGAAGGAGAGCAGGAGTCCGACGAACTCGTCATTGCCCGGGAAGAAGATCTTGGGGAAGACCAGCGCCGAGGCCACCGAGTATATGGCGAAGTCGTAGTACTCCAGCGAGGTGCCGGTGAGGCTGGCGATATAGGCCTTCAGGGCGCCGGGCGGAATCTTCCGGCCGGTGCGGGCGGCCGAGTGGTGTGTGGTCATGATCTGTCCTTCAAGGGTGCGGTGGTGCTGCCTGCGTGCTGGGGCGCGGTTGCTTGGCGGAATTCTTTACTCCGCGAAGCGGTAACGGGGTGCGGCGAATGCGGTATTAGGCAAAAGCTTTGATAGCGATGCCGGCGTCGGAAAGCGCAGCCCTGACTGCGACGGCCATGGCAACGGCCCCGGGGGAATCGCCATGGACGCAGATGCTGTCTGCATTGATTCTCAGGATGGAGCCGTCCACGGTGCGGATGGCGGAGTCGGCAGCCATCCGCAGGACGTGTTCGGCCACCTGGGCCGGATCATGCAGGACGGCTCCGGGGAGCGAGCGGGAGACGAGCGTGCCGTCGGGGTTGTAGGCGCGGTCGGCGAAGGCTTCGGAAACAGCGCGGAGTCCGGCTGCTTCTGCGAGGCGCAGCACCTCCGAGCCGGGAAGGCCGAGGATGGGCAGTGAGGCGTCGATCGACTTGACGGCGTCCACGACGGCGCGTGCCTGGGCGGTGTGGGAGACGATCGCGTTGTACAGGCCGCCGTGCGGCTTGACGTAGCGGACGCGGGCGCCTTCGGTGGCGGCCAGCGCCTGCAGCGCGCCGATCTGGTAGACGATGTCGTCAGCCAGTTCGCTGGGATCGATGTCCACGAAACGGCGGCCGAAACCGGAGAGGTCGCGGTAGCCCACGTGGGCACCGATCATCACGCCGGCCTGCACCGCTTCGCGGCAGGTGCGGCGGATGACCGTGGGATCGCCCGCGTGGAAACCGCAGGCCACGTTGGCGCTGGACACTGATTGGAACATCGCCGTGTCGTCGCCCAGGGTCCAGCGGCCGAAGGACTCGCCTACGTCGCTGTTCAGATCCATATACACCATTGTGATCCTCGTCTCATTGATTTACTCCTACTAGGATGCACCAAATTTAGCGATTGTTCAACAATCCTTCGATTCAACGATGTGACGATCGTGTAAATTCTGGGGTATGGCCACTTCAGCAGCAGCAACCCGGGGCACCTCCGCAGCACTCTCAAGCGCATCAACGGCAGCAGCACGGCTGCGCGTCGCCGTGCCGTCGGTCGCAGACAGGGTGGCCGATGAACTGCGCCTGCAGCTGGCTGAAGGGGTCCTGCTCCCGGGCGCACGGCTGACCGAGTCCACGATCGCCGAGGACCTTGGGGTCTCCCGCAACACTGTGCGCGAAGCCTTTGCCGAGCTTGCGAGCGAACGGCTGGTGATCCGCCACCCCAACCGCGGAGTTTTCGTGGCGAGCCTGGAAGCCGGCGATATCCACGACGTCTACACCGTGCGCCGGACCATCGAAGTCAGCGCCATCCGCGGCGGGGGCAGCCCGGAAGCCGTGGCCGCCGTCCGGGCCGCAGTGGAGGAAGGCAAGCTCGCGGCCGCAGCGAACGACGACGAGGGGCTGGGCACCGCGAACCAGCACTTCCACGGCGCGATCGTGGCCATGGCCGGCAGCCGCCGGCTGAACACCATCATGTCCCAGGTCCTGGCCGAGATGCGGCTGTTCTTCCACAAGGCCACGATGGATGCGCACTTCTACAGCGGCTACCTCAAGGACAACGAGGAAATCTGCGAGGCACTGGAGGCCGGCGAATTCGAGCGGGCCGCCGAGCTGCTGCTGGCATACCTGGACCGTTCGGAAGAGAAGCAGGCGGAGGTCCACGGGGAGTAAGGCGGACCGCCCGCTTCAGGCCGCGGGAGGGGCCGTGGAGTCGCGGACAATCACCTGCGTGGCCAGTTCGACGCGGTGGGAATCCAAGACTTCGCCGCGTGCTTGGCGCAGCAGG
Protein-coding regions in this window:
- a CDS encoding GntR family transcriptional regulator, with the translated sequence MATSAAATRGTSAALSSASTAAARLRVAVPSVADRVADELRLQLAEGVLLPGARLTESTIAEDLGVSRNTVREAFAELASERLVIRHPNRGVFVASLEAGDIHDVYTVRRTIEVSAIRGGGSPEAVAAVRAAVEEGKLAAAANDDEGLGTANQHFHGAIVAMAGSRRLNTIMSQVLAEMRLFFHKATMDAHFYSGYLKDNEEICEALEAGEFERAAELLLAYLDRSEEKQAEVHGE
- a CDS encoding LamB/YcsF family protein, yielding MVYMDLNSDVGESFGRWTLGDDTAMFQSVSSANVACGFHAGDPTVIRRTCREAVQAGVMIGAHVGYRDLSGFGRRFVDIDPSELADDIVYQIGALQALAATEGARVRYVKPHGGLYNAIVSHTAQARAVVDAVKSIDASLPILGLPGSEVLRLAEAAGLRAVSEAFADRAYNPDGTLVSRSLPGAVLHDPAQVAEHVLRMAADSAIRTVDGSILRINADSICVHGDSPGAVAMAVAVRAALSDAGIAIKAFA
- a CDS encoding biotin carboxylase N-terminal domain-containing protein — its product is MRKVLIANRGEIAVRIARACDDAQLESVAVYADIDADAMHVGAASEAFSLDGNSPADTYLNIPKLLGVAARSGADAVHPGYGFLSENADFAQAVLDAGLAWIGPAPEAIRQLGNKITAREIAVRAGAPLVAGSDGPVDSAAEARAFAEQHGLPIAIKAAFGGGGRGLKVVRNMDEIEESFDSAVREAVAAFGRGECFVERYLDRPRHVEAQVLADTHGNVVVVGTRDCSLQRRHQKLVEEAPAPFLSDDQRRQIYSAAKAVCREAGYSGAGTVEFLVAADGTVAFLEVNTRLQVEHPITEETTGIDLVQEQFRIADGEALRITADPEPRGHSFEFRLNAEDVGRGFLPSPGTIAEFHAPTGPGIRLDTGVRSGSFVAPQFDSLLAKLIVTGADRQQALRRARRALAEIEITGVATVLPFHRAVLESPDFTSETGLGIHTRWIETDFADRIPADPGYSTTAPDGERRTITVELDGRRLAVGLPADLLDGWARSGGALPAGVSLEGTSDGGAAAGFAADPGELRADMAGTVVKWLVEPGAEVSAGDAVVVLEAMKMETQVTAHRDGTVTGIRTEAGGVVSAGAVLALIG
- a CDS encoding carboxyltransferase domain-containing protein, with translation METLTVHKVLSVRPVGTRAVLAELPGTQEVLALQTLLLESPLPGQVDVLAAAQTVMVRADSPAAARRMGALLLELDLTARAKQDGGLVFIDTVYDGEDLAEVGRLTGLGAEGVIKAHTGQVWTVAFAGFAPGFGYMVGENQTLEVPRRSSPRTAVPAGSVALAGNYSAVYPRRSPGGWQLIGRTGARMWDLDRAEPALASPGHRVQFRAVREVVTMAPEPAASEAAPAAGTPEELPGQETRSGLRVVSPGLQSLIQDLGRHGHSALGVSAAGALDRASLRRANRLVGNGSSAAAIESVAGGLRVQAVGDQVLAVAGAPSALTIDSPPDAEPDAESGEGYDAGKPARQRIVPMATPFALLDGEILTLGAPESGFRSYLAVRGGVDTAPVLGSRSTDTMSGIGPAPLAAGQLLASGDVTESGVVGSPELQPDFPGDGVTVLDIVLGPRADWFDQAAIDSLCGQDWVVKPQSNRVGMRLDGTPLQRSRQGELPSEGTVAGAIQLPPEGLPVLFLADHPITGGYPVIGVVVDHQLDLAAQVPIGGSIRFRVVPEQASSAPAAPEQAASVQTSPEQTSQEK
- a CDS encoding MFS transporter: MTTHHSAARTGRKIPPGALKAYIASLTGTSLEYYDFAIYSVASALVFPKIFFPGNDEFVGLLLSFSAFAVGYLARPIGGVIFGRLGDKIGRKHILVVTLMLIGVATVLIGLLPDYSVIGVAAPTILVLLRLAQGIGVGGEWGGAVLLSSEFGDANKRGFWSSAAQIGPPAGNLMANGVLAVLAATLSTEAFLSWGWRVAFLASALLVVFGLIIRLKLEETPVFKAIAAHGEQPKAPITEVFTREPRALIAAALSRVCPDVLYALFTVFVAVYATKELGLTTGNVLTAILIGSAFQLFLIPLAGALTDRFNRRLVYGIAAVGTALYIPLFFLMIEGKSVLMLIIGVVIGLAFHAFMYGPQAAYITEQFPARLRYAGSSLAYTLAGVIGGAVAPLIFTALYAVSGDWFLIAAYLLVAAAVTVVGLALGRNPQTAEEERLLADSHA